Proteins from one Rosa chinensis cultivar Old Blush chromosome 7, RchiOBHm-V2, whole genome shotgun sequence genomic window:
- the LOC112180910 gene encoding uncharacterized protein LOC112180910 isoform X1, translated as MEICGDKWKSSDDMKAVLSRPSLASRFSFGERVPWWLHATTFSPRKITTEGAAMESKPPLNKDGMVAYTSFSSMFYPGRAKVLAEEWPMVESALGEYGMSCKLDWDERFITVATTTRTRGADIVYKARDLLHLLALTNVPPSMAIQILDGRLHCDIIWTANCYGGLLSKLSFKSKGQYFTRMKNIRRNIEGLVSVSGCSLFINGFSVTAISAIPEGLLTIRGIVTSCIVKGQNPGTAVRLLKLFQERNGQTENLEMDAYGFKTAPGEKLRFLKRLGGNPLVEQKNSELTLTRGDDVGELKPSIGNPRVGYKKSEDDPTPEVNQTEFSLFGPSLNKDGMLVCGSFFLDHREEAVLEAWPLLKSLLEDYGISCTMYLAERFMTLSTTSGTEDPDIIYKARDVLELLSLTRVPPSMVMKVLNENLQYDIIKTAYRNGGFCSQYKIDRKLIKKRRGLLRPYLKELGVLTGCEIYVDGCAVTAMGFKRQGLKLVRIGVKECLVNNVRPKTMLRKMKLTLERMKMKEEITAGEFPPVESAGNMH; from the exons ATGGAGATCTGCGGCGACAAATGGAAGTCGTCGGACGATATGAAGGCTGTGTTGTCCCGTCCGTCACTCGCATCACGCTTTTCGTTTGGCGAAAGAGTTCCGTGGTGGCTGCACGCAACGACCTTTTCGCCGAGAAAAATAACAACAGAAGGGGCGGCGATGGAGTCGAAGCCGCCGTTGAACAAGGATGGCATGGTTGCTTACACCTCCTTCTCTTCCATGTTTTATCCTGGACGAG CAAAAGTGTTGGCAGAAGAATGGCCCATGGTGGAGTCGGCCTTGGGAGAGTATGGCATGTCATGCAAACTCGATTGG GATGAGAGGTTCATAACAGTGGCAACGACGACAAGGACTAGGGGTGCGGATATTGTTTACAAGGCTAGGGACCTCCTTCATCTTCTGGCATTGACTAATGTTCCACCATCAATG GCCATACAGATACTGGATGGCAGGCTGCATTGTGACATCATCTGGACTGCCAATTGTTACGGTGGTCTTCTCTCTAAACTTTCGTTTAAGAGTAAG GGGCAATATTTTACACGGATGAAAAATATTCGGCGCAACATAGAG GGCCTTGTATCTGTATCCGGTTGCTCCCTCTTCATTAAT GGATTTTCTGTCACTGCAATTAGCGCAATTCCTGAAGGACTATTGACGATCAGGGGTATTGTGACATCCTGCATTGTTAAAGGTCAGAATCCTGGAACTGCTGTCAGGTTGTTGAAATTGTTTCAAGAAAGGAATGGACAGACAGAGAATCTCGAGATGGATGCTTATG GGTTCAAAACTGCTCCTGGAGAAAAACTGAGATTCTTGAAGCGATTAGGTGGGAACCCATTAGTTGAACAGAAAAATTCGGAGCTTACCCTGACGAGGGGGGATGATGTCGGGGAACTGAAGCCATCCATTGGGAACCCGCGAGTTGGATACAAAAAATCGGAGGATGACCCGACACCAGAAGTCAATCAGACAGAGTTTTCTTTATTTGGCCCTTCATTGAACAAAGATGGAATGCTTGTGTGTGGTTCGTTCTTCCTTGATCATCGAG AAGAAGCCGTTCTAGAAGCTTGGCCACTGTTGAAGTCGCTTTTAGAAGATTATGGCATTTCATGTACAATGTATCTG GCTGAGCGTTTCATGACATTATCAACAACCAGCGGGACTGAAGATCCAGATATTATTTACAAGGCTAGGGATGTTCTTGAACTTTTGTCATTAACTCGTGTTCCACCATCAATG GTAATGAAAGTACTGAATGAGAATCTGCAATATGACATCATCAAGACAGCGTATCGTAATGGTGGTTTTTGCTCACAATATAAGATTGACAGG AAGCTAATTAAGAAGCGGCGTGGACTACTTCGGCCCTACTTAAAG GAACTTGGGGTGCTGACGGGTTGTGAGATATATGTTGAT GGATGCGCTGTTACTGCTATGGGTTTTAAGCGTCAAGGATTAAAGTTGGTCAGGATTGGCGTGAAAGAGTGCCTTGTTAACAATGTGAGACCGAAAACTATGCTTCGGAAGATGAAGTTGACCCTTGAAAGgatgaaaatgaaagaggaaattaCTGCCGGAGAATTTCCTCCTGTGGAATCTGCTGGGAACATGCATTAA
- the LOC112180910 gene encoding uncharacterized protein LOC112180910 isoform X2, whose protein sequence is MEICGDKWKSSDDMKAVLSRPSLASRFSFGERVPWWLHATTFSPRKITTEGAAMESKPPLNKDGMVAYTSFSSMFYPGRAKVLAEEWPMVESALGEYGMSCKLDWDERFITVATTTRTRGADIVYKARDLLHLLALTNVPPSMAIQILDGRLHCDIIWTANCYGGLLSKLSFKSKGQYFTRMKNIRRNIEGLVSVSGCSLFINGFSVTAISAIPEGLLTIRGIVTSCIVKGQNPGTAVRLLKLFQERNGQTENLEMDAYGFKTAPGEKLRFLKRLGGNPLVEQKNSELTLTRGDDVGELKPSIGNPRVGYKKSEDDPTPEVNQTEFSLFGPSLNKDGMLVCGSFFLDHREAVLEAWPLLKSLLEDYGISCTMYLAERFMTLSTTSGTEDPDIIYKARDVLELLSLTRVPPSMVMKVLNENLQYDIIKTAYRNGGFCSQYKIDRKLIKKRRGLLRPYLKELGVLTGCEIYVDGCAVTAMGFKRQGLKLVRIGVKECLVNNVRPKTMLRKMKLTLERMKMKEEITAGEFPPVESAGNMH, encoded by the exons ATGGAGATCTGCGGCGACAAATGGAAGTCGTCGGACGATATGAAGGCTGTGTTGTCCCGTCCGTCACTCGCATCACGCTTTTCGTTTGGCGAAAGAGTTCCGTGGTGGCTGCACGCAACGACCTTTTCGCCGAGAAAAATAACAACAGAAGGGGCGGCGATGGAGTCGAAGCCGCCGTTGAACAAGGATGGCATGGTTGCTTACACCTCCTTCTCTTCCATGTTTTATCCTGGACGAG CAAAAGTGTTGGCAGAAGAATGGCCCATGGTGGAGTCGGCCTTGGGAGAGTATGGCATGTCATGCAAACTCGATTGG GATGAGAGGTTCATAACAGTGGCAACGACGACAAGGACTAGGGGTGCGGATATTGTTTACAAGGCTAGGGACCTCCTTCATCTTCTGGCATTGACTAATGTTCCACCATCAATG GCCATACAGATACTGGATGGCAGGCTGCATTGTGACATCATCTGGACTGCCAATTGTTACGGTGGTCTTCTCTCTAAACTTTCGTTTAAGAGTAAG GGGCAATATTTTACACGGATGAAAAATATTCGGCGCAACATAGAG GGCCTTGTATCTGTATCCGGTTGCTCCCTCTTCATTAAT GGATTTTCTGTCACTGCAATTAGCGCAATTCCTGAAGGACTATTGACGATCAGGGGTATTGTGACATCCTGCATTGTTAAAGGTCAGAATCCTGGAACTGCTGTCAGGTTGTTGAAATTGTTTCAAGAAAGGAATGGACAGACAGAGAATCTCGAGATGGATGCTTATG GGTTCAAAACTGCTCCTGGAGAAAAACTGAGATTCTTGAAGCGATTAGGTGGGAACCCATTAGTTGAACAGAAAAATTCGGAGCTTACCCTGACGAGGGGGGATGATGTCGGGGAACTGAAGCCATCCATTGGGAACCCGCGAGTTGGATACAAAAAATCGGAGGATGACCCGACACCAGAAGTCAATCAGACAGAGTTTTCTTTATTTGGCCCTTCATTGAACAAAGATGGAATGCTTGTGTGTGGTTCGTTCTTCCTTGATCATCGAG AAGCCGTTCTAGAAGCTTGGCCACTGTTGAAGTCGCTTTTAGAAGATTATGGCATTTCATGTACAATGTATCTG GCTGAGCGTTTCATGACATTATCAACAACCAGCGGGACTGAAGATCCAGATATTATTTACAAGGCTAGGGATGTTCTTGAACTTTTGTCATTAACTCGTGTTCCACCATCAATG GTAATGAAAGTACTGAATGAGAATCTGCAATATGACATCATCAAGACAGCGTATCGTAATGGTGGTTTTTGCTCACAATATAAGATTGACAGG AAGCTAATTAAGAAGCGGCGTGGACTACTTCGGCCCTACTTAAAG GAACTTGGGGTGCTGACGGGTTGTGAGATATATGTTGAT GGATGCGCTGTTACTGCTATGGGTTTTAAGCGTCAAGGATTAAAGTTGGTCAGGATTGGCGTGAAAGAGTGCCTTGTTAACAATGTGAGACCGAAAACTATGCTTCGGAAGATGAAGTTGACCCTTGAAAGgatgaaaatgaaagaggaaattaCTGCCGGAGAATTTCCTCCTGTGGAATCTGCTGGGAACATGCATTAA